In one Geoglobus acetivorans genomic region, the following are encoded:
- a CDS encoding CoA-transferase subunit beta, with amino-acid sequence MKRYAEDYTLTELMVVTTAREFRNGEVAFIGTGIPMVAGMLAKLTHAPDLTIIFEAGAADPELEHLPMSVGEPRTFRMAGIAAGLFDIFSLTQRGRVDVGVIGGAQVDKFGNVNSTCIGDYSNPAVRFPGSGGAGDIACLCRRTVVLMPHEKRRFVEKVDYLTSPGWIDGPDGRIRAGLQWGGPSAVITTMGVIRFEEKTKRPYLESYHPGLTPEEVLENTGFEIDVSKATETEPPTEEEIRILREKVDPEGIFLKK; translated from the coding sequence ATGAAGAGATATGCGGAGGATTACACCTTAACCGAGCTTATGGTCGTTACAACCGCAAGAGAGTTCAGAAATGGAGAGGTGGCTTTCATAGGGACGGGAATACCCATGGTCGCAGGGATGCTGGCGAAGCTCACCCATGCTCCCGACCTCACCATAATATTCGAGGCTGGAGCGGCGGATCCGGAGCTGGAACACCTTCCAATGTCTGTGGGTGAACCGAGAACCTTCAGAATGGCAGGAATTGCTGCCGGGCTGTTTGACATATTTTCCCTCACCCAGAGAGGCAGGGTTGATGTCGGGGTCATTGGTGGAGCACAGGTCGATAAATTCGGGAACGTGAACTCCACATGTATCGGAGATTACAGCAATCCCGCAGTTCGTTTTCCGGGCAGTGGAGGTGCGGGAGATATTGCATGCCTCTGCAGGAGAACAGTGGTGCTGATGCCCCACGAAAAGAGGAGATTTGTCGAGAAAGTGGACTATCTGACAAGCCCCGGATGGATTGATGGCCCCGATGGAAGGATCAGGGCAGGTCTCCAGTGGGGAGGCCCTTCGGCGGTAATAACCACCATGGGCGTCATAAGATTCGAGGAGAAAACAAAGAGACCCTACCTTGAATCATACCATCCGGGACTCACTCCGGAAGAGGTGCTGGAAAACACGGGCTTTGAGATTGACGTTTCAAAGGCCACTGAGACTGAACCGCCCACCGAAGAGGAGATAAGAATACTGAGGGAAAAGGTTGACCCTGAAGGAATTTTCCTGAAAAAATGA
- a CDS encoding DUF7557 family protein, with amino-acid sequence MTSITLREGIFRKLEKLRKNDEPIEEVIERLIESYEELQSYIEEKWEKVIKDRDKFVSLDEYTSSRGL; translated from the coding sequence ATGACTTCAATAACCCTCAGGGAAGGAATTTTCAGAAAACTCGAAAAGCTAAGGAAGAATGATGAGCCAATTGAAGAAGTGATTGAAAGGCTGATTGAATCATACGAAGAACTTCAGAGCTACATCGAAGAAAAATGGGAGAAAGTAATTAAGGACAGGGATAAGTTTGTTTCCTTGGATGAATACACAAGCTCAAGAGGACTTTGA
- a CDS encoding acyl-CoA dehydrogenase family protein: MQMMVDELKSIVKEKAAEIDRNNDMGEVLDAVKNSGILGLIIPEEYGGLGGDYYDACVVAEELAKVSAGVAHSIIVHSMAVDAVRLYGSEEQKERYLPRLLKSIGTIAITEGRGGSDVAGSVSLKAEKQGDAYTLSGSKTLITNGTYADVFIVVGRTGEGPKGLTAFIAEKSDGIKASRIDLAGMRGSGLASLQFENVEVHEDSILVKEGAGLKVALGTLAPNRLPFSAIGLGIAERCLEISVERAKKRKAFGGTLSDLQAVQFMLADVAVEIEALRRMIYDAARNMSDPGYEGAVAKILSARVAKKAADVAVEIFGGHGLLRGSEAERAYRDAKTIEFAEGATEVMKLLVARKLLA, translated from the coding sequence ATGCAGATGATGGTTGATGAATTGAAAAGCATTGTAAAAGAAAAGGCAGCAGAAATTGACAGAAACAACGATATGGGCGAAGTGCTCGATGCTGTCAAAAATTCCGGCATCCTCGGTTTGATTATACCGGAAGAGTATGGGGGTCTGGGCGGAGATTACTATGACGCATGTGTTGTTGCAGAGGAGCTTGCAAAAGTTTCTGCAGGTGTTGCCCACAGCATTATCGTTCACTCAATGGCTGTTGACGCGGTAAGGCTGTATGGCAGCGAGGAGCAGAAGGAAAGGTATTTGCCAAGGTTGCTGAAATCCATAGGCACAATAGCAATCACCGAAGGCAGGGGTGGGAGTGATGTTGCGGGTTCAGTAAGCCTGAAGGCCGAAAAACAGGGTGATGCATACACGCTCAGCGGAAGCAAGACCCTGATCACCAACGGCACGTATGCTGACGTTTTCATAGTCGTTGGAAGAACGGGGGAGGGTCCAAAAGGACTTACAGCGTTCATAGCCGAAAAGAGTGACGGAATAAAGGCCAGCAGAATAGATCTTGCGGGAATGAGAGGGAGCGGGCTTGCGAGCCTGCAGTTTGAGAATGTTGAGGTTCATGAAGACAGTATTCTCGTAAAGGAGGGTGCGGGTTTAAAGGTCGCCTTGGGAACCTTGGCTCCAAACAGACTGCCCTTTTCAGCAATAGGGCTTGGAATAGCAGAGAGATGCTTAGAAATTTCCGTTGAAAGGGCCAAAAAGAGGAAAGCATTCGGTGGAACGCTGTCAGATTTGCAGGCCGTTCAGTTCATGCTCGCCGATGTTGCAGTTGAGATAGAGGCCCTGAGAAGAATGATATATGACGCAGCGAGAAACATGAGCGACCCGGGCTACGAGGGGGCAGTTGCAAAGATACTTTCGGCGAGGGTTGCCAAGAAGGCAGCCGATGTTGCAGTTGAGATATTCGGTGGACACGGGCTTCTGCGTGGCAGTGAGGCGGAAAGGGCCTACAGGGACGCAAAAACCATAGAATTTGCTGAGGGAGCCACAGAAGTCATGAAACTGCTGGTTGCAAGAAAGCTGCTTGCATGA
- a CDS encoding biotin/lipoyl-containing protein, with translation MKRFKVSVGGNVYYAEVEKISPALFKVKVDDNIIEVEVEEEKIKSAKLSHSPQVRTGAVEGGNKVVKAMLPGNVTKILVSEGESVSTGDVLLILEAMKMENEITAPANGKVKEIKVSEGQRVETGQVLVVLE, from the coding sequence ATGAAAAGATTCAAGGTCAGCGTTGGTGGAAATGTCTATTACGCTGAAGTTGAAAAAATATCCCCCGCACTCTTCAAGGTAAAGGTGGATGACAACATCATAGAGGTGGAGGTCGAGGAGGAAAAAATCAAGTCCGCCAAGCTATCTCACTCGCCACAGGTAAGGACAGGGGCTGTTGAAGGAGGCAATAAGGTCGTGAAGGCCATGCTCCCCGGCAACGTTACGAAAATTCTTGTTTCCGAAGGTGAAAGCGTAAGCACGGGAGACGTTCTTCTAATACTGGAAGCCATGAAGATGGAAAACGAAATAACCGCTCCAGCAAACGGAAAAGTAAAGGAGATAAAGGTTTCGGAAGGGCAGAGGGTCGAAACAGGACAGGTTCTGGTAGTACTGGAATGA
- a CDS encoding NTPase, which translates to MRVAITGKPGVGKTTACLKIYESLKDSRQISGFITNEIRERGLRIGFVIIDLSTGEETLLARKEEGLPRVGKYRVFVENMDAVAERIQKSWCTSDTIIIDEVGPMELKSREFVSAMERLLESERDLIVTVHYRSNHPLVMKIKREFEVVTLTPENRNQVVKEVLKKIDS; encoded by the coding sequence ATGAGGGTGGCAATTACCGGTAAACCGGGCGTTGGAAAGACCACTGCATGTCTGAAGATATACGAATCACTGAAAGACAGCAGGCAGATTTCGGGTTTCATAACAAATGAGATTCGGGAACGTGGATTGAGAATTGGCTTCGTCATCATCGACCTTTCAACAGGAGAGGAGACGCTGCTGGCCAGAAAAGAAGAGGGACTTCCGAGAGTGGGCAAATACAGAGTTTTTGTCGAGAACATGGATGCAGTGGCTGAGAGAATCCAGAAGAGCTGGTGCACCTCAGACACAATCATCATAGACGAGGTTGGACCCATGGAACTCAAGAGCAGGGAATTCGTCAGCGCAATGGAGAGACTGCTCGAAAGCGAAAGAGATCTGATCGTAACTGTTCACTACAGGTCTAACCACCCTCTGGTTATGAAAATAAAGAGAGAATTTGAAGTGGTGACATTAACCCCGGAAAACAGAAATCAGGTCGTGAAGGAGGTGCTGAAAAAAATTGATAGTTGA
- a CDS encoding MogA/MoaB family molybdenum cofactor biosynthesis protein has translation MHRHEAVESYTARVITVSTSRFEKYGRIEGVENIPEDDGSGRLIAEVLGERVKSYVLVPDDAAEIRKAVVESEEDVVIITGGTGLNPGDITVEAIEPLFEKRLDGFGEIFRIESYKEIGYSAILSRATAGIIDGKAVFCLPGSKNAVRLGMEIVVSIAKHVISHARGIR, from the coding sequence ATGCACCGGCATGAGGCAGTTGAGAGTTACACTGCCAGAGTTATAACTGTCTCAACCTCGAGATTCGAGAAATACGGCCGGATCGAGGGAGTTGAGAACATACCTGAGGATGATGGGTCGGGAAGATTGATTGCCGAAGTCCTCGGAGAGAGGGTGAAGAGCTACGTTCTGGTTCCGGATGATGCTGCTGAGATAAGGAAGGCTGTTGTTGAAAGCGAGGAAGATGTGGTCATAATTACGGGTGGCACCGGTCTGAACCCCGGAGACATTACTGTGGAGGCGATCGAACCTCTCTTTGAGAAGAGGCTTGACGGTTTTGGCGAGATATTCAGAATCGAGAGCTACAAGGAAATCGGATACAGCGCAATTCTGAGCAGGGCAACTGCCGGAATTATCGACGGAAAAGCAGTATTCTGCCTGCCTGGATCAAAAAACGCTGTGAGGCTCGGGATGGAGATTGTGGTTTCCATAGCTAAGCACGTAATCTCACACGCAAGGGGGATCAGATGA
- the thsA gene encoding thermosome subunit alpha, with amino-acid sequence MATLQGQPVLILKEGTQRTVGRDAQRMNILAARVIAEAVRSTLGPRGMDKMLVDSLGDVVITNDGVTILKEIDVEHPAAKMVVEIAKTQENEVGDGTTTAVVIAGELLKKAEDLLDNEIHPTIIANGYRLAAEKAMEILNEIAIDVSKDDEETLKKIAATAMTGKGAEVAINKLSEIVVKAVKQVAEEENGRIEVDTDNIKIEKRTGASVEETELIEGIVLDKEVVHPGMPKRIKDAKILVYNGALEVKETETDAKINITDPEMLQKFIEQEEKMIKDMVDKITEAGANVVFCQKGIDDLAQYYLAKAGVLAVRRVKKSDIEKIAKACGARILTDLRDISSDDLGEADLVEEKKVGDEKMVFVTGCKNPKAVTVLVRGGTEHIVDEIARGLEDAIKVVAVALEDGKVVAGAGGPEIELSLRLRDWAPSLGGREQLAAEAFASALEVIPKTLAENAGLDPIDVLVELKKAHEDGKVYSGVDVDTGKVVDMKDTGVLEPLRIKTQAIESATEVAVMLLRIDDVIAAKELSKGKGDEGDEGGMGDMGGMGF; translated from the coding sequence ATGGCAACACTACAGGGTCAGCCCGTGCTGATTTTGAAGGAGGGAACCCAGAGAACTGTTGGCAGGGATGCGCAGAGAATGAACATTCTTGCTGCGAGAGTTATCGCTGAGGCTGTGAGAAGCACCCTTGGGCCGAGAGGAATGGACAAGATGCTTGTTGATAGCCTTGGAGATGTTGTGATAACAAACGATGGTGTTACGATTCTGAAGGAGATTGATGTTGAGCATCCAGCAGCAAAAATGGTTGTTGAGATTGCAAAGACTCAGGAAAATGAGGTGGGAGATGGCACAACCACGGCTGTGGTTATTGCAGGTGAACTCCTCAAGAAGGCTGAGGACCTGCTTGACAACGAGATCCACCCGACGATAATCGCAAACGGTTACAGGCTTGCTGCCGAGAAGGCGATGGAGATACTCAACGAGATTGCAATAGATGTGAGCAAGGATGATGAGGAAACGCTCAAAAAGATAGCTGCAACCGCAATGACCGGTAAGGGTGCTGAGGTGGCAATAAACAAACTCTCGGAGATTGTTGTTAAGGCTGTAAAGCAGGTAGCCGAGGAAGAGAACGGCAGGATTGAGGTGGATACTGACAACATCAAGATTGAGAAGAGGACTGGAGCGAGCGTCGAAGAGACGGAGCTTATTGAGGGCATCGTCCTCGACAAGGAGGTTGTGCATCCAGGAATGCCCAAGAGAATAAAGGACGCAAAGATCCTCGTCTACAACGGTGCGCTTGAGGTTAAGGAAACTGAGACAGATGCAAAGATCAACATAACCGACCCCGAGATGCTTCAGAAGTTCATCGAGCAGGAGGAGAAGATGATTAAGGACATGGTTGACAAGATTACAGAGGCTGGAGCCAACGTTGTATTCTGCCAGAAGGGTATTGACGACCTGGCCCAGTACTACCTCGCCAAGGCAGGAGTTCTTGCTGTCAGGAGGGTCAAGAAGAGCGACATAGAGAAGATTGCAAAGGCATGTGGTGCAAGGATTCTGACAGACTTGAGAGACATAAGCAGCGATGATCTTGGAGAGGCAGACCTCGTCGAGGAGAAGAAGGTCGGCGACGAGAAGATGGTCTTTGTCACAGGATGCAAGAACCCGAAGGCCGTTACGGTGCTTGTGAGAGGAGGAACAGAGCACATTGTCGATGAGATTGCAAGGGGACTTGAGGATGCGATAAAGGTTGTTGCAGTTGCTCTCGAGGACGGTAAGGTTGTTGCTGGAGCAGGCGGTCCGGAAATCGAACTCAGCCTGAGACTCAGGGACTGGGCACCGAGCCTTGGTGGTAGGGAGCAGCTTGCTGCAGAGGCATTCGCATCAGCCCTCGAGGTTATTCCCAAGACACTGGCAGAGAACGCAGGACTTGATCCGATTGACGTTCTTGTCGAGCTGAAGAAAGCCCACGAGGACGGCAAGGTTTATTCGGGTGTTGATGTTGACACAGGCAAGGTTGTTGACATGAAGGACACGGGAGTCCTCGAACCTCTCAGAATTAAAACACAGGCCATCGAATCTGCAACAGAGGTTGCAGTGATGCTTCTCAGGATTGATGACGTCATCGCCGCCAAGGAGCTCAGCAAGGGCAAGGGTGACGAAGGCGACGAAGGCGGAATGGGCGACATGGGAGGCATGGGCTTCTAA
- the fen gene encoding flap endonuclease-1 has translation MGADIGDILERDVVELESFSGRKIAIDAFNTIYQFITTIRQPDGTPLKDSQGRITSHFSGLLYRNANLIENGIRPIYVFDGKPPEFKEKEIRERIERKIEAEEKWATALERGEEAKKYAMMAARVDEYIVSSSKRLLELLGIPCVDAPSEGEAQAAYMTAKGDVDFTGSQDYDSLLFGSPALARNLTITGRRKLPGRSVYVDVRPEVIYLEKNLRELGISREQLVDIALLVGTDYNDGIKGVGAKKALRYIRMYGDIFRTLKMLKASIDNLEEIRDFFLNPPVTDSYDISFGQPDVDGVIEFLCEEHDFSRDRVEKAVEKIRENLSATQSTLDRWF, from the coding sequence ATGGGTGCGGATATTGGTGACATCCTTGAGAGAGATGTGGTTGAACTTGAATCTTTTTCAGGAAGGAAAATCGCCATAGATGCCTTCAACACAATCTATCAGTTCATAACGACCATCCGCCAGCCGGACGGTACCCCCCTTAAGGATTCACAGGGGAGAATAACATCCCATTTTTCAGGGCTTCTCTACAGAAATGCCAATTTAATAGAGAATGGTATAAGACCCATTTACGTTTTTGATGGCAAACCACCAGAATTCAAAGAGAAGGAAATCAGAGAAAGGATTGAAAGGAAAATTGAGGCTGAAGAAAAGTGGGCTACTGCTCTTGAGAGAGGGGAAGAGGCAAAGAAATACGCAATGATGGCCGCGAGGGTTGACGAGTATATAGTTTCCTCTTCAAAGAGGTTGCTTGAATTGCTCGGAATCCCATGTGTTGATGCTCCGAGTGAAGGGGAAGCTCAGGCAGCATACATGACCGCAAAGGGCGATGTGGACTTTACCGGCAGTCAGGATTATGACTCACTCCTCTTCGGATCTCCGGCTCTGGCGAGGAATCTCACAATAACGGGTAGAAGGAAGCTACCGGGAAGGAGCGTTTATGTCGATGTCAGGCCGGAAGTGATCTATCTTGAAAAGAACCTCAGGGAACTCGGTATAAGCAGGGAACAGCTTGTGGATATTGCACTGCTGGTTGGTACGGATTACAATGACGGGATTAAGGGTGTCGGTGCCAAGAAGGCTCTCAGATATATCAGGATGTATGGAGATATTTTCAGAACGCTGAAAATGCTGAAGGCGAGCATCGACAATCTTGAAGAAATTCGGGACTTTTTCCTTAACCCGCCTGTAACGGACAGCTATGACATCTCGTTTGGTCAGCCCGACGTTGACGGGGTGATTGAATTTCTGTGTGAGGAGCATGACTTCAGCAGAGACAGGGTTGAGAAGGCGGTCGAGAAGATTCGGGAGAATTTATCTGCAACTCAATCAACCCTGGACAGGTGGTTCTGA
- the endA gene encoding tRNA-intron lyase — protein MKGLLRGENIIVEKAQKLISRNFGTAEGNSVILTPEEAAYLVYKGTLEVFSDDEHIVDFDRLFKLCNPVKYFVFQDLRDRGIRVRFLDFGDYFPASEKDCFSVEELKRMCGKKLAIVDEEADVTYFKIETFDGRGNHYEELKKFSSRFSGGYFITENTELYRRYFYGVLRGNRVIMSIYEGLYLMETGIMEADVEKKEVLELARKTIPDFEKIFTVYRDLRERKFMVKTGFKFGSEFRVYEQVKNVSELRHSKYLVKLRSSFNLRELAGDVRLSGAVNKTLIYPILGKSPEYIAVRRVRI, from the coding sequence ATGAAGGGATTGCTTAGAGGAGAAAATATCATCGTCGAAAAAGCCCAGAAATTGATTTCAAGAAATTTTGGAACTGCTGAGGGTAATTCCGTAATCCTCACTCCAGAAGAGGCTGCATACCTCGTGTATAAAGGAACACTTGAAGTTTTTTCCGATGACGAACACATTGTGGATTTTGACCGGCTTTTCAAGCTGTGTAACCCTGTAAAATACTTCGTATTCCAGGATTTGAGAGACAGAGGTATCAGAGTCCGTTTTCTTGATTTTGGAGACTACTTTCCAGCAAGTGAGAAGGATTGCTTTTCAGTTGAAGAGCTAAAAAGAATGTGTGGAAAAAAGCTTGCTATTGTTGATGAGGAGGCGGACGTTACCTATTTCAAAATTGAGACGTTTGACGGGCGTGGGAACCATTACGAAGAGCTGAAAAAATTCAGTTCAAGGTTTTCCGGGGGTTACTTCATCACGGAAAACACGGAGCTGTACAGGAGATACTTTTACGGGGTTCTCAGAGGAAACAGGGTGATAATGTCAATATATGAGGGGCTTTATCTAATGGAAACAGGCATAATGGAGGCAGATGTCGAAAAAAAAGAGGTGCTGGAATTAGCCAGAAAAACCATACCGGATTTCGAGAAAATTTTCACAGTGTACAGAGATCTGAGGGAAAGAAAATTCATGGTGAAGACCGGCTTCAAATTCGGCAGTGAATTCAGAGTGTATGAACAGGTCAAGAACGTTTCCGAGCTAAGACATTCAAAATACCTGGTAAAGCTGAGGAGCAGCTTCAATCTCAGGGAGCTGGCAGGAGATGTCAGACTTTCAGGTGCAGTCAATAAAACACTCATATACCCGATACTCGGCAAGAGCCCCGAATACATCGCAGTAAGGAGGGTCAGAATTTGA
- a CDS encoding tRNA (guanine(10)-N(2))-dimethyltransferase, with product MIVEGRAKIVAEGVFYNPRMKFCRDADMEIFRHLGSKSYLDALSASGIRGIRAYLEAGFDSVEFNDISSRAARVIERNLSLNGIQAVVHNRDAASLMRERSYEHVDLDPFGSPSEFIDSACRSAKKYLSITATDTSALCGSAPISGLRKYSAFAEKTEYYHEVGLRMLIGKAVREITKYDRYAEVLISWAREHYYRVHMKTGKSSRKAGKMYEKIGYILHCRKCRNRVTISIFDTPEKVCVCGNEFRMYGPLWLGELHRNEFVAKLNKEGETGKLFSAIQNEIETITHYDIHEITRMLQISPPRLDAVIEWLRDNGHRASRTRFGGTSFKTDADIETVKEIISRIPR from the coding sequence TTGATAGTTGAGGGCCGGGCAAAAATCGTAGCCGAGGGTGTTTTTTACAATCCGAGAATGAAGTTCTGCAGAGATGCGGACATGGAAATTTTCAGACACCTTGGAAGTAAAAGCTACCTTGATGCTCTCTCCGCCAGCGGTATAAGGGGAATCAGAGCATATCTTGAGGCAGGATTTGACAGCGTGGAGTTCAATGACATAAGCAGCAGAGCAGCCAGGGTTATCGAGAGAAACCTGAGCCTGAATGGCATTCAAGCAGTCGTCCACAACAGAGATGCAGCATCCCTTATGCGTGAGAGGAGCTATGAACATGTGGATCTGGATCCGTTCGGTTCGCCATCCGAATTCATAGACTCTGCATGCAGGTCTGCAAAAAAGTACCTCAGCATTACTGCAACAGATACATCTGCCCTCTGTGGCAGTGCGCCCATTTCTGGATTGAGGAAATATTCGGCCTTCGCAGAAAAAACGGAATACTACCACGAGGTAGGCCTGAGAATGCTCATAGGAAAGGCCGTAAGAGAGATCACGAAGTACGACAGGTATGCAGAAGTTCTGATTTCCTGGGCGAGGGAACATTATTACCGAGTTCACATGAAGACAGGCAAGTCAAGCAGAAAAGCCGGGAAAATGTACGAAAAAATCGGCTACATCCTTCACTGCAGAAAATGCAGGAACAGAGTGACAATCAGCATTTTCGATACGCCTGAAAAGGTGTGCGTATGCGGGAATGAATTCAGAATGTACGGCCCTCTGTGGCTGGGAGAACTGCACAGAAATGAGTTTGTAGCAAAGCTAAATAAAGAAGGCGAGACCGGCAAACTCTTTTCCGCAATCCAGAATGAGATCGAGACCATCACTCATTACGACATCCATGAAATAACAAGGATGCTTCAGATTTCTCCCCCAAGGCTTGATGCAGTGATAGAATGGCTCAGAGACAATGGCCATCGGGCCTCGAGAACAAGGTTCGGTGGCACGAGTTTCAAAACCGATGCAGACATTGAAACTGTGAAGGAAATCATCTCCCGAATTCCTCGATAG
- a CDS encoding Cdc6/Cdc18 family protein, whose product MIIRYEVFDEDYVPEEILFRDGQIRRIAFNLKPAEQKSRPFNMLCLGPPATGKTTVMKFILKELPPSLMGVYVNCQIHQTKQQIFSKIFESLYGYLPPSGTSFQKLYSAVLKKGVEEDRVVFVVLDDVNFLSPKLMNDIIYLILKGHEDQEGFKAAVAGISTDAKISAAFDTKVMSVLHPDEILFPVYDFDEMLEILKKRAEAGIVGGRVSQEALEFIAGKAFEYLDIRFGIHLLKMAVISADRKSRDSVSLEDAESVFEDGRSVFFRKLISALDREDLDVLKFIYGSDIKFTSEIYEALKGKMGYTKFYEIIRKLENLRLIDTAAKYEKGLKRYVVRRFRREEIFRAIEEFGR is encoded by the coding sequence ATGATTATAAGGTATGAGGTTTTTGACGAGGATTACGTTCCTGAAGAGATACTTTTCAGGGATGGTCAGATCAGAAGGATAGCTTTCAATCTGAAGCCGGCCGAGCAGAAAAGCCGCCCCTTCAACATGCTCTGTCTGGGACCACCTGCCACCGGCAAGACCACTGTAATGAAGTTCATTCTGAAGGAGCTTCCGCCCAGCCTCATGGGTGTGTATGTCAACTGCCAGATCCACCAGACAAAGCAGCAGATTTTTTCCAAGATATTCGAGTCTCTTTACGGATACCTTCCACCATCTGGCACATCGTTTCAGAAGCTTTATTCAGCCGTTCTGAAAAAGGGTGTTGAAGAGGACCGGGTTGTTTTTGTCGTTCTCGATGACGTTAATTTTCTCAGCCCGAAACTGATGAACGACATAATTTATCTGATCCTCAAAGGACATGAGGATCAGGAGGGTTTTAAAGCCGCTGTAGCCGGAATATCCACGGATGCCAAAATTTCGGCAGCGTTTGATACCAAGGTGATGTCTGTTCTTCATCCAGACGAAATACTCTTTCCAGTGTATGACTTTGATGAGATGCTGGAAATCCTGAAAAAGAGGGCAGAGGCAGGGATTGTTGGAGGCAGAGTTTCTCAGGAGGCGCTTGAATTCATTGCAGGAAAGGCGTTTGAGTACCTCGACATTCGTTTTGGAATCCATCTCCTGAAAATGGCTGTGATCAGTGCAGACAGAAAATCCAGGGATTCGGTCTCCCTTGAAGATGCCGAAAGCGTTTTTGAAGATGGCAGATCTGTCTTTTTCAGGAAGCTGATATCGGCTCTCGACAGAGAGGACCTGGACGTTCTGAAGTTCATCTATGGCTCGGACATCAAGTTTACAAGCGAAATCTATGAGGCTCTGAAAGGGAAGATGGGTTACACAAAGTTTTACGAGATTATCAGGAAGCTGGAAAATCTGAGGCTCATTGACACTGCCGCAAAATATGAAAAGGGTTTGAAGAGGTACGTCGTGAGGAGATTCCGGAGAGAGGAAATTTTCAGGGCTATCGAGGAATTCGGGAGATGA
- a CDS encoding CoA transferase subunit A, with amino-acid sequence MGESDKVMGLDEVVRKFVRNGNHIAFGGFTLNRMPVALIYEIIRQGVKGLHVYGHSPGFGVDILIGSGSVRAIELAYEADEGFGRVGPRFRKAVERNEIVWEDYSNFGMTLRFLAGAMGVSFLPTKTMLGSDMVSREGFSREFRESDPKIASKKLEVIECPFTGEKVVALPAINPDVAVIHAQVADADGNVRIYGQAFADDIIAKSADRVIVTCEKLVDSDELRKFPEQNALPGFLVDAVVPVEFGAHPTSCARYYDYDPEFLRMYHSLAKDDGSFADFLEKYVLGVEDHDEYLRKVGTAKLESLRASFEVGYNPELKRV; translated from the coding sequence ATGGGCGAGAGTGATAAGGTGATGGGGCTTGATGAGGTGGTCAGAAAATTTGTGAGAAATGGAAATCACATTGCTTTTGGTGGTTTTACTCTCAACAGAATGCCAGTGGCTCTCATTTATGAGATAATACGCCAGGGTGTTAAGGGTCTGCACGTTTACGGACATTCTCCCGGTTTTGGGGTTGATATTCTGATTGGTTCTGGCAGTGTAAGGGCGATAGAGCTGGCCTATGAGGCGGATGAGGGTTTTGGTAGAGTTGGCCCGAGATTCAGAAAAGCTGTCGAAAGAAATGAAATCGTATGGGAGGATTATTCCAACTTTGGAATGACGCTCAGGTTTCTTGCCGGTGCGATGGGCGTTTCATTTCTTCCAACAAAAACCATGCTCGGTTCGGACATGGTGTCAAGGGAAGGTTTCAGCAGGGAGTTCCGCGAGAGCGATCCAAAAATTGCATCGAAAAAGCTGGAGGTAATTGAATGCCCGTTCACGGGAGAAAAGGTTGTTGCTCTCCCTGCGATAAATCCGGATGTTGCCGTAATTCATGCCCAGGTTGCCGATGCGGATGGAAACGTCAGAATTTACGGACAGGCGTTTGCAGACGACATAATAGCCAAATCTGCGGACAGGGTGATTGTGACCTGTGAGAAACTTGTTGATTCGGATGAGCTGAGAAAATTCCCGGAGCAGAATGCTCTTCCGGGATTCCTTGTTGATGCAGTCGTCCCTGTCGAGTTTGGGGCACATCCCACAAGCTGTGCCAGGTACTACGACTATGATCCCGAATTCCTGAGGATGTATCACTCTCTGGCGAAAGATGACGGGAGCTTCGCAGACTTTCTCGAAAAATACGTGCTGGGAGTGGAGGACCACGATGAATATCTCAGAAAGGTTGGTACAGCGAAGCTCGAGAGTCTGAGAGCGAGCTTCGAAGTCGGATACAATCCTGAGTTAAAGAGGGTGTGA